From Loxodonta africana isolate mLoxAfr1 chromosome 2, mLoxAfr1.hap2, whole genome shotgun sequence, the proteins below share one genomic window:
- the LOC100675051 gene encoding olfactory receptor 2T1-like: MLESMEEYNTSSTDFTFTGLFSRKDTAELLFAIVTVIFFTALMANGVMIFLIHTDSRLQTPMYFLLSHLSVIDMMYISTIVPKMLVDYMLGQRTISFVGCTAQHFLYVTLAGAEFFLLGLMAYDRYVAICNPLRYPVLMSHKICWMIIAGSWFGGSLDGFLLTPITMSFPFCNSREINHFFCEVPAVLKLACADTAPYETVMYVCCVLMLLIPFSVVIASYARILTTVHHMSSAEGRKKAFATCSSHITVVTLFYGAAMYTYMLPHSYHTPAQDKIFSVFYTILTPMLNPLIYSLRNKDVTGALRWALGKFKSSQRVSEDAF; encoded by the coding sequence ATGTTGGAATCCATGGAAGAGTATAACACATCCTCTACAGACTTTACCTTCACGGGGCTGTTCAGCAGAAAGGATACTGCAGAACTTCTTTTTGCCATTGTCACTGTTATCTTCTTCACTGCACTGATGGCTAATGGAGTCATGATCTTCCTGATCCACACTGACTCACGCCTCcaaactcccatgtacttcctgctcagCCACCTCTCtgtcattgacatgatgtacatctctaCCATTGTGCCCAAGATGCTTGTTGATTATATGCTGGGCCAAAGGACCATCTCCTTTGTGGGCTGCACAGCTCAGCACTTCCTTTATGTCACCTTGGCGGGAGCAGAATTCTTCTTGTTGGGcctcatggcctatgaccgctatgtggccatctgcaacccTCTGAGATACCCTGTCCTCATGAGTCACAAGATCTGTTGGATGATCATAGCAGGATCCTGGTTTGGGGGGTCTTTGGATGGCTTCCTCCTAACCCCCATTACCATGAGCTTTCCCTTCTGCAACTCCCGGGAGAttaatcatttcttctgtgaGGTGCCTGCAGTCCTGAAGTTGGCATGTGCAGACACAGCCCCCTATGAGACAGTGATGTATGTGTGCTGTGTTTTGATGCTGCTGATTCCTTTCTCCGTGGTGATTGCCTCCTATGCCCGAATCCTGACCACAGTCCACCACATGAGCTCAGCGGAGGGGAGGAAGAAAGCATTTGCCACCTGCTCATCTCACATAACTGTGGTTACCTTGTTCTATGGGGCTGCCATGTACACGTACATGCTGCCGCACTCTTACCACACGCCAGCTCAGGacaaaattttctctgtattctatACCATCCTCACACCCATGCTAAACCCCctcatctacagtctgaggaacaaGGACGTGACTGGTGCTCTGAGGTGGGCCTTGGGGAAGTTCAAGTCTTCACAAAGAGTGTCAGAGGATGCCTTTTGA